One segment of Carya illinoinensis cultivar Pawnee chromosome 13, C.illinoinensisPawnee_v1, whole genome shotgun sequence DNA contains the following:
- the LOC122292656 gene encoding uncharacterized protein LOC122292656 isoform X2: protein MYWPVDGGAAEEVFGLCFLLSILDIFVLRSGGKRSSQSLCFLPTVVCRLDHLDRFSLSCVVEEEMPVGGSPFVAFRCVLALLLILFCCGLPWCKRKSSFRGLYSLLPCVFLASCSKFLVVIYRGTICSICKTWQLRLYKKNGFSSDCRRRLVEQQKTQHSFPSI, encoded by the exons ATGTATTGGCCGGTTGATGGGGGCGCTGCAGAAGAGGTTTTTGGGTTATGTTTCTTGCTCTCGATTTTAGATATCTTCGTTCTGAGGTCTGGAGGAAAAAGGTCGTCTCAGAGTCTCTGTTTCTTGCCTACCGTCGTGTGTCGTTTGGATCATCTGGATCGTTTCTCCCTCTCGTGCGTTGTGG AAGAAGAAATGCCTGTCGGGGGGTCTCCGTTTGTTGCTTTCCGTTGTGTTCTTGCCTTGTTGTTGATCCTTTTTTGCTGTGGCTTGCCGTGG TGTAAAAGAAAAAGTTCCTTTCGGGGTCTCTATTCCTTGCTCCCTTGTGTATTCTTGGCTTCTTGTTCCAAGTTTCTCGTTGTGATCTACCGTGG GACCATTTGCTCTATTTGCAAGACATGGCAGCTCAGACTTTACAAAAAGAATGGATTTTCAAGTGACTGCAGACGTAGACTGGTGGAACAACAAAAAACTCAACATTCCTTTCCATCCATATAG
- the LOC122292656 gene encoding uncharacterized protein LOC122292656 isoform X3, with protein sequence MYWPVDGGAAEEVFGLCFLLSILDIFVLRSGGKRSSQSLCFLPTVVCRLDHLDRFSLSCVVEEMPVGGSPFVAFRCVLALLLILFCCGLPWCKRKSSFRGLYSLLPCVFLASCSKFLVVIYRGTICSICKTWQLRLYKKNGFSSDCRRRLVEQQKTQHSFPSI encoded by the exons ATGTATTGGCCGGTTGATGGGGGCGCTGCAGAAGAGGTTTTTGGGTTATGTTTCTTGCTCTCGATTTTAGATATCTTCGTTCTGAGGTCTGGAGGAAAAAGGTCGTCTCAGAGTCTCTGTTTCTTGCCTACCGTCGTGTGTCGTTTGGATCATCTGGATCGTTTCTCCCTCTCGTGCGTTGTGG AAGAAATGCCTGTCGGGGGGTCTCCGTTTGTTGCTTTCCGTTGTGTTCTTGCCTTGTTGTTGATCCTTTTTTGCTGTGGCTTGCCGTGG TGTAAAAGAAAAAGTTCCTTTCGGGGTCTCTATTCCTTGCTCCCTTGTGTATTCTTGGCTTCTTGTTCCAAGTTTCTCGTTGTGATCTACCGTGG GACCATTTGCTCTATTTGCAAGACATGGCAGCTCAGACTTTACAAAAAGAATGGATTTTCAAGTGACTGCAGACGTAGACTGGTGGAACAACAAAAAACTCAACATTCCTTTCCATCCATATAG
- the LOC122292656 gene encoding uncharacterized protein LOC122292656 isoform X1 — protein MYWPVDGGAAEEVFGLCFLLSILDIFVLRSGGKRSSQSLCFLPTVVCRLDHLDRFSLSCVVGLEEEMPVGGSPFVAFRCVLALLLILFCCGLPWCKRKSSFRGLYSLLPCVFLASCSKFLVVIYRGTICSICKTWQLRLYKKNGFSSDCRRRLVEQQKTQHSFPSI, from the exons ATGTATTGGCCGGTTGATGGGGGCGCTGCAGAAGAGGTTTTTGGGTTATGTTTCTTGCTCTCGATTTTAGATATCTTCGTTCTGAGGTCTGGAGGAAAAAGGTCGTCTCAGAGTCTCTGTTTCTTGCCTACCGTCGTGTGTCGTTTGGATCATCTGGATCGTTTCTCCCTCTCGTGCGTTGTGG GTCTAGAAGAAGAAATGCCTGTCGGGGGGTCTCCGTTTGTTGCTTTCCGTTGTGTTCTTGCCTTGTTGTTGATCCTTTTTTGCTGTGGCTTGCCGTGG TGTAAAAGAAAAAGTTCCTTTCGGGGTCTCTATTCCTTGCTCCCTTGTGTATTCTTGGCTTCTTGTTCCAAGTTTCTCGTTGTGATCTACCGTGG GACCATTTGCTCTATTTGCAAGACATGGCAGCTCAGACTTTACAAAAAGAATGGATTTTCAAGTGACTGCAGACGTAGACTGGTGGAACAACAAAAAACTCAACATTCCTTTCCATCCATATAG